The following are encoded in a window of Pangasianodon hypophthalmus isolate fPanHyp1 chromosome 14, fPanHyp1.pri, whole genome shotgun sequence genomic DNA:
- the LOC113539363 gene encoding olfactory receptor 52K1-like: protein MLVPVQNISFTTFTLTGFHDLGEWGPILSIPYFLMFLLSCISNLTLIYLIISQRALHSPMCILIGLMALLDLSLPIFCIPNMLLGFLFDWKGISLVGCLVQMFFIHCAGTFQSTILLWMALDRFFAICKPLYYHNYMRMTNFLKFIIFPVIRNVFLITTMVFWAGKLTFCATNEIDHCFCEHMALVQLACGDISINNAIGLSAVFLTITADFIFIIISYIAIFSSVLRSGKTCLKAVNTCITHIIVMTVSLTFALIAFMSYRIRNNFSPSSRVFVSTMYLIFPSCFNPIIYGVRTKEIREQFLKFLNHVKVFPK from the coding sequence ATGTTGGTTCCtgtacaaaatatttcattcacaACTTTTACACTTACTGGTTTTCATGATTTGGGAGAATGGGGGCCCATTCTATCCATTCCCTattttcttatgtttttattatcttGTATTTCAAACCTTACActcatatatttaattatatctCAAAGGGCTCTTCACTCTCCCATGTGTATACTAATTGGTCTTATGGCACTATTGGACCTTTCTTTGCCAATATTTTGTATACCAAATATGCTGCTAGGTTTCTTATTTGACTGGAAAGGAATTTCACTAGTGGGCTGTTTGgttcaaatgttttttattcattgtgctGGTACATTTCAATCTACTATACTGCTGTGGATGGCTCTGGATCGTTTTTTTGCTATATGCAAACCTCTTTATTACCACAACTACATGCGAATGACCAATTttctaaagtttattatttttccagttATCAGAAATGTGTTCTTAATTACCACAATGGTTTTTTGGGCTGGAAAATTGACTTTTTGTGCAACAAATGAAATAGATCATTGTTTTTGTGAACACATGGCATTGGTTCAGCTGGCATGTGGAGATATTTCCATTAACAATGCAATAGGGCTTTCGGCTGTTTTTCTTACAATAactgctgattttattttcattataatatCATATATAGCAATATTTTCTTCTGTCCTGAGATCTGGAAAAACCTGCTTAAAGGCTGTTAACACCTGCATTACACATATAATTGTCATGACAGTTAGTCTGACTTTTGCATTAATTGCATTTATGTCATACAGAATAAGAAACAACTTCTCTCCCTCCAGCCGTGTCTTCGTGAGTACAATGTACTTGATTTTTCCAAGCTGTTTTAATCCAATTATTTATGGAGTAAGAACCAAAGAAATAAGagaacagtttctgaaatttttGAACCATGTTAAAGTCTTTCCAAAGTAA
- the LOC113539347 gene encoding olfactory receptor 52K1-like, with product MLAPVQNISFTTFTLTGFHDLEEWGPILSLPYLLMFLLSCISNLTLIYLIISQRALHSPMCILIGLMAVLDLSLPLFCIPNMLLSFLFNWKGISLVGCLVQMFFIHCAGTFQSTILLWMALDRFFAICKPLYYHNYMRMTNFLKFIIFPVIRNVFLITTMVFWAGKLTFCATNEIDHCFCEHMALVQLACGDISINNAIGLSAVFLTITADFIFIIISYIAIFSSILRSGKTCLKAVNTCITHIIVMTVSLTFALIAFMSYRIRNNVSPSSRVFLSTMYLLFPSCFNPIIYGVRTKEIREQFLKFLNHVKVFPK from the coding sequence ATGTTGGCTCCtgtacaaaatatttcattcacaACTTTTACACTTACTGGTTTTCATGATTTGGAAGAATGGGGGCCCATTCTTTCCCTTCCCTATCttcttatgtttttattatcttGTATTTCAAACCTTACActcatatatttaattatatctCAAAGGGCTCTTCACTCTCCTATGTGTATACTAATTGGCCTTATGGCAGTATTGGACCTTTCTTTGCCACTATTTTGTATACCAAATATGCTGCTAAGTTTCTTATTTAACTGGAAAGGAATTTCACTAGTGGGCTGTTTGgttcaaatgttttttattcattgtgctGGTACATTTCAATCTACTATACTGCTGTGGATGGCTCTGGATCGTTTTTTTGCTATATGCAAACCTCTTTATTACCACAACTACATGCGAATGACCAATTttctaaagtttattatttttccagttATCAGAAATGTGTTCTTAATTACCACAATGGTTTTTTGGGCTGGAAAATTGACTTTTTGTGCAACAAATGAAATAGATCATTGTTTTTGTGAACACATGGCATTGGTTCAGCTAGCATGTGGAGATATTTCCATTAACAATGCAATAGGGCTTTCGGCTGTTTTTCTTACAATAactgctgattttattttcattataatatCATATATAGCAATATTTTCTTCTATCCTGAGATCTGGCAAAACCTGCTTAAAGGCTGTTAACACCTGCATTACTCATATAATTGTCATGACAGTTAGTCTGACATTTGCATTAATTGCATTTATGTCATACAGAATAAGAAACAACGTCTCCCCTTCCAGCCGTGTCTTCCTGAGTACAATGTACTTGCTTTTTCCAAGCTGTTTTAATCCAATTATTTATGGAGTAAGAACCAAAGAAATAAGagaacagtttctgaaatttttGAACCATGTTAAGGTCTTTCCAAAGTAA